Part of the Hevea brasiliensis isolate MT/VB/25A 57/8 chromosome 16, ASM3005281v1, whole genome shotgun sequence genome is shown below.
AGATCTACCCATGCCAAACCACGATCGGACAGCCATCCCTTTTGGACTTGCTGTAATGGGTGGATTGCCTCTATCACATGAAAGGAGGGTGAAAAAGAGAGGTTCAAGTAGCCGTGACCATTCTATGCAGCGAGGCAGTTGGATTTTATGTTAAAAACGGTGGATTCTAAGTTCATTTGGGGCGAGAGATTCTCAATGGCCATAGTGAATGGCATGGTTTGTCGAGTGATTTTCGTGAGTTTGTAGCTTATTCTGACGGACCCTTttgttttctctcttttttttgtctttaaaaaaaaaataataatatgttatGCTGTTTAGTTGGAACAGTTAGGCTTTTTTATGTTTGAAAATAGTTTTTGCTGGaaatataattttcaaaacaATTCCAGTTCCCGCAACTGGTTtagaaataattaaaagaaatatttgtctgtactcaaatattaatttctagcttatataataataaaattacttttcTCCATTTTAAGGTAAAATGTTTAATTTTTCTCTTtgtatttattgggaatctttaatttaatttcttttaaacttTTTGCTTATACTAATTGatatgttttaatttaaatttaatttaactttttatttagattaaagtaaaaattttaatttaaatttaatttagttaataagttaaaatttgtagtaaattttttaattttttgatttaaatttaaaaagtttaatttaatttaaatttaaaaataaaaaacttaatttttttttatttttgaactaaattaaattttaaacttttaaattaatttagataaaaaaattttaaaaaaataaattaaattaaatttattgtgaaattgaattttaagcaatactttatatatatatatctgtgtgtgtgtgtagCATAGCAGAATTAGCTGGTTTAAAatgaaatcttaataaaataaaataaattagaagatGAGTATGTTAAAAGAGATAGATCTTTAAGGTGATTGGACTACTCGTTGGATCTTTTATACCGAAAGAATTGAATAGCTAATTTCACAGAACAAACACTACGTACCTGTCCACAAAACAATTCCTCCACAGACTGCGTACCCATACAAAAaacaagataaaaacaaaataaatactcCATACAGTAACAGACCTATGCTAGGAAGGGAGCATTTTCCCTggaatttcatatttttacaagGGTATATTAGTAGTTTGCCAAACTCTTTAAGTTTCTTTAGTCCACCAGCAATATTGCAGAGTTAATTTCCTCAACAAAACCCAGCGACTTTGCCTTTCCAAAGTATAAAGAAATTCTACTTTTTTCATTTGATTAATAAATAATGAGCACCAACGGCTTGGGTACAATTGCATACTTGTTTATAAGCTTTCTTACTTCAATTACACAGCTATATgtttgtgtatatatataaaaaaattctaTTAAAGATTTAAGAAATTTGTAGCTTATATTCAATtctctttaaattaaaatataaaatatataataaaatctatttatttttttactttagATGTTCAGTTTTGAGCGTGAGAGAtatgttaaaattttatattggTTTGAAACAAGAGTAGTGTGTTTTTTTAAAGTTTTGAGCACTTCTCCCCCTTTATAGCTTTTGGGATGAGCGTTAACCAATTTTCTTAAGAAATTCCAACAtgctcttctttcttttttttaattgccTAACAATATTATTAACTAATTTTTGTCATTGTAATTCAGTCACgttaaaattatgagatatttagtaataattttatgaaatatattcATATTTAAGTGATATGTTATTAAAAGTTCACTTTATAATAGAGGAGCAATGAACTGTTGAATGATTGTTgggtaatttatattaaaatagatGTATTTACAAGTATTGacaataaaattattatgaataaattttatttaacaaaTAATAAACTACTAGCATTgtaattcaattaattataacAGCATATTAATTTTGTATTAGAAattcttttgtttaacttatatttattttatgcatgttatttTTATAAGTAACATATTTTAATTGGACCTCTCAATTGACTTTTTGCATTTGTCACTGACTCCATACAATATAGAGAcaaacattaaaaattaaaaaactaataaaagGCCTCTCAACTAAAGACCTTTCAATCTTTTGATAGAACTCAAAGCATAAATTCAAGAATCAGATTATTGTGAGAGAACCAATTATTTatagaaaatatgaaaaaaaagggCCTAATGGAGCCAACAATTCAAGCCTTTGCTAGCAAAAGTGttttaatcaaaattttctaATTTTGAATCAATTAATCAGATttcaaaattttgattaaattttattCAGATTTGAAATTGAAATCGGAGGATTGCCTGCTAAGGTGTCATTAAAACTgacaattttttattatattttgggTGAGTCTTACATGACACAtagcaagttaaaaaaaaaaaaaaaaaaaaaaccctaaagaAAGGCTAAATTTGCAACTTCCATAATCCTATACCCTAAATTAAAAGTtcattctttcttcttccttcttcaaaGCAGCTATTATCATCAGGTTGATGATTTTTCCTTCCCCTTCACTAGTTTGATGCATAGCACATTCCATCATTATCTGCATTTTGCTCTGCCAAGTTTGCATTCAATCAAGATAGGAGGATTGCCTCCTTCAAGAAGTGAAAAACCATAATGTGCAAGAAGGCCATTAGTGCAGCATATATCTCCTACACTACAACAGAGCAAGCAAGGCAAATAGAAGTAAGCCCAATGATAGTAATGGTAACGCAAAAAACATATTCTATTGTTTTGGGGGAAAACAAAACCTTGTTCCAGGGACCAAGTATTTGAAATGCTTCATTGATTCTTCGAGCATCTCCCAAACCCTTTCAAATAGCAAATTAAGAAGAAGGATTCATAttgatgtttggaaattttgaagTAGCGGGAGTACCTTCAATAGTGTACCATATGTGATCCCATCAACGCCACAACTTTCCGGCTTCAACATCTCACAAAATATTCGAAGAACTGAATTAATATCGTAGCAGCAAACACAGGCCTCCATCACTGCATTCATATCAATTGGGTTCAGCTTGGCATATTGTCTCTTGGCAACGTCAATTTCCTAAAAAATCTATCAATTAAGGCAAAATGGATAatcattaatcaagaattagggtTGAGAATCGGAATGAGAAtttgaagaggaagagaaaacaCTTGTTGGAGCTATCTTCAACGAATGAGTTGAACGATGCGGGAGGTAAGTCGCTTGAGATTAGAGTGTCTGTGAGGAGGAATCTTGAGCATATGATGCCTTATTGGaccgaaaaaagaagaagaatagaaTGAAATATTGAGAGAGGGTTATGGTTTTGATTTCAGGGGCTAGAGAGCTTAGATTTGATACATCGTTGGTGATGGAGGAGGATGAAGAAAGTGCAGGAAGAAATTTGATATATTACAAGTTTACCCTTTCTAtgattaaacttttttttttttaatttcgtgTATGTCATGTGGTACTCActcaaatataataaaaaaatgtcaGGTGTGATGACATCTATGTCAAGGGGCACACTCCCAATTTTAATtcgaaaattgaataaaatttaattaaaatttcaaaatctatCAATTGGTTCACAATTAAAAGAACTAGATTAAAAGGCTATacttgtaaatatttaaatttttgatgTCATTAGAcagaaataattataataataacttGAAAAAAAATGAGATCTTTTTTAATGAGCCTGTTATTctcttattaaatttaattgatataattattattttattacatatTTGATTAGGTAAGCAgccttattttaaaattttctgtgTTTTTTTGACTTCTTCCTAGTCTTGCGGCTGGCTCTTCGGTCAGCCGATACGTAAGGCCCAAAGAGGAAAAGCTCACCTAATACGTCATCACTCCATCGCCCAACCAAGATTCTTTCAACTTCCAACTACTATATATATTGATGGGCACGTACCCCCTAACCCATCACCAGAAGCTAGCATTCAAGCTATCTGCTTTCGACTCATCTGCAAATCTCTTTGCTATATTGTATTTTCCATCTAAATTTCTTGCGAAGAAAAATGGTCGCCAAATTGCCAGAAGAAGAGCATCCCAAACAGGCATTCGGATGGGCTGCAAGAGACGAATCTGGTGTCCTTTCTCCCTTCAACTTCTCCAGGAGGTTCTTTTTCTTCTTATAATTCCATAAATCTTTCTTGTGTCTCTTTTTAAATCAAcaaatcttctttttcttaaATGTCTGAGAACAAATTCGATAATCCAGTTCTTCCTAATTATCCATAAATGACATGTTTGTGCAGGGCAACAGGAGAGAAAGACGTTTGTTTCAAGGTTCTTTACTGTGGAATGTGCCACTCGGACCTTCACATGGTCAAGAATGAATGGGGCACTTCCACTTACCCTCTTGTCCCTGGGTACGTATTCTGATCACATTAGCAATTAAAATGTTTAACGGTGTAAAGTTAAGCGTTGGAATCCCATCAACCAATATTAAAAATGATCTTTTCTGGTGATTTTATGATGCAGACATGAGATTGTGGGAGTGGTGACAGAGGTTGGCAGCAAAGTGGAAAAATTCAAGGTGGGAGATAAAGTTGGTGTGGGCTGCATTGTGGGATCATGCCACTCCTGCCATAACTGCACGAACAATCTTGAAAATTACTGCGCAGAAACGATACTCACCTATGGTGCGAAGTACTATGACGGAACCATCACTTACGGCGGGTACTCTGACATCATGGTTGCCGATGAGCACTTCATCGTTCGTATTCCAGATACCTTGCCTCTTGATTCTACTGCTCCTCTCCTTTGTGCTGGAATCACGGTGTACAGCCCCTTAAAATATTATGGACTTGACAAGCCCGGCATGCATGTGGGCGTAGTTGGCCTCGGTGGGCTAGGTCATATGGCAGTGAAATTTGCCAAGGTATGGGGGTTAAGGTGACTGTGATTAGCACCTCACCTAGCAAGAAACAGGAGGCTGTTGAACATCTTGGTGCTGATTCATTTTTGGTTAGCCGTGACCAAGATCAAATGAAGGTacgtataatttataatttacactCAAGAGAAGTTGCCTATGTGCATGTATACTTAATTTCTGATCCTGATAAATCTTGCTGGTACAGGCTACAATGGGCACAATGGATGGTATAATTGATACGGTGTCTGCAACGCACCCTCTAGTACCTTTGATTGGGCTATTGAAGACTAATGGAAAGCTGAT
Proteins encoded:
- the LOC131174774 gene encoding pentatricopeptide repeat-containing protein At5g10690-like, with amino-acid sequence MNAVMEACVCCYDINSVLRIFCEMLKPESCGVDGITYGTLLKGLGDARRINEAFQILGPWNKVLFSPKTIEYVFCVTITIIGLTSICLACSVVV